AACCATCTAAAGCAATATTATTACCAATAGTATCATTTGAATTATCAAATGCACTAACAGCCCCTAATGATAAGAAAGCTAATAAAACAATACTAATTAACATTATCCTATTAATTTTCAAAATATTATCCACCTTTTTAATTAATTAAACAAATTATATTCAAATTATATTGAATATATGTTAATATTATATTATTTAAGATATATTTATATGTTTTTAATCATTATGATTATTGATTTAACTTGACTATTTTAGATATAGATGCTGTTAATAGGTTTTTTTCGTATTGGGTCTATAATTTATTATATAGTTTTTCTTAAAAAGTTTATACCATATAAATGACAAATTAATATTCATGGTAAAACGTAGCAAAAAAATTGAAGGGCATCTTGAATTGGATGAAATTAAGGATATTATGAAAGAATATAAGAATTCTTATGACATGTATAGAAAGTTACTTGTTATAAGTATGGTGTATCAGGGTGAAACGATTTCTCAAGCTTCTAATTATGTTCACGCAAGTAGAAAATCTGGGGAACGTTGGGTGAAAAATTATAATGAAAATGGTTTAGAAGGTTTGTATTCTAATTACCATAATTGTGGGCGTAAACCAAAACTAACTAATGAACAATTAGTCGAATTAAAAGAAATTATTAC
The Methanobrevibacter oralis genome window above contains:
- a CDS encoding helix-turn-helix domain-containing protein, with amino-acid sequence MVKRSKKIEGHLELDEIKDIMKEYKNSYDMYRKLLVISMVYQGETISQASNYVHASRKSGERWVKNYNENGLEGLYSNYHNCGRKPKLTNEQLVELKEIITSSEESYTIDDVQKLIKELYGINHDYKTVWTIIRKKLGLNYGKPFIKYSSRPEDAKKHLKKTYKT